A DNA window from Zonotrichia albicollis isolate bZonAlb1 chromosome 2, bZonAlb1.hap1, whole genome shotgun sequence contains the following coding sequences:
- the GJA3 gene encoding gap junction alpha-3 protein isoform X1, translating to MGDWSFLGRLLENAQEHSTVIGKVWLTVLFIFRILVLGAAAEEVWGDEQSDFTCNTQQPGCENVCYDKAFPISHIRFWVLQIIFVSTPTLIYLGHVLHIVRMEEKRKEKEELKKKGSSKDGNYPVAAAASGSGGGGGSNNVKDQPIVKRGKEKLPIRDERGRIRMGGALLRTYVFNIIFKTLFEVGFIVGQYFLYGFELKPVYQCSRSPCPHTVDCFISRPTEKTIFIIFMLVVASVSLLLNMLEIYHLGWKKLKQGMTSQYILEMPVATMTPVMVTGESKPVSLPPPAPPVVVTTATPAPVLPDTRAVTPLLAPVTMASYYATAAPRPRPPSNTTSMASYPAAPQVPEERHRAVTPTPISTPVTIPTPIPTPTPAFVNYFNSGSRALTSEQNWVNMAAEQQGKVSSSSAGSSTPSSVRHPLPEQEEPLEQLLPPPAVLPIAAANSGSSTSLSGASGSKWDVEGEVELSGARPVSAACTTVEMHEPPLLVDTRRLSRASEARGEKCNSIATPKRSLREQPLHPGSPGLRKQSYNSQVALLRSA from the exons ATGGGTGACTGGAGCTTTCTGGGGAGACTGTTAGAGAATGCGCAGGAGCACTCCACGGTTATTGGCAAGGTTTGGCTGACGGTACTGTTTATCTTCAGGATCCtggtgctgggggctgctgctgaggaggtCTGGGGAGACGAGCAGTCGGACTTTACATGCAACACTCAGCAACCTGGTTGCGAAAATGTTTGCTATGACAAAGCCTTCCCCATTTCTCACATCCGCTTCTGGGTGCTGCAGATCATTTTTGTCTCCACTCCAACCCTCATCTACCTGGGCCATGTCCTGCACATTGTACgcatggaggagaagaggaaagagaaggaggagctgAAAAAGAAAGGGAGCAGCAAAGATGGCAACTACccagtagcagcagcagcatctggcaGCGGTGGTGGAGGAGGCAGCAATAATGTCAAAGATCAACCTATTGTCAAAAGGGGGAAGGAGAAGCTCCCAATCCGTGATGAACGTGGTAGAATCCGTATGGGAGGTGCCTTGCTCCGTACTTATGTCTTCAATATCATATTCAAGACACTGTTTGAGGTGGGCTTCATTGTGGGCCAGTACTTCCTATATGGCTTCGAGCTAAAGCCAGTTTACCAGTGCAGCCGCTCACCTTGTCCACACACTGTGGACTGCTTCATCTCGAGGCCCACTGAGAAGACGatcttcatcatcttcatgtTGGTGGTGGCCtcagtctccctgctgctgAACATGCTTGAGATATATCACCTGGGGTGGAAGAAGCTTAAGCAGGGCATGACGAGTCAGTACATCCTAGAGATGCCTGTCGCAACAATGACTCCAGTTATGGTAACAGGGGAGTCCAAACCTGTTTCCCTGCCGCCGCCAGCACCACCTGTGGTGGTCACGACTGCCACGCCGGCCCCTGTTCTGCCTGACACCCGTGCTGTCACACCGCTGCTGGCCCCAGTGACCATGGCATCATACTATGCTACAGCTGCTCCAAGGCCGCGGCCCCCCTCCAACACGACGTCCATGGCGAGCTACCCCGCTGCTCCGCAAGTTCCTGAGGAGAGGCACCGTGCTGTGACTCCCACACCCATCTCCACTCCCGTCACCATCCCGACCCCCATACCCACACCCACGCCAGCCTTCGTCAACTACTTCAACAGCGGCAGCCGTGCCCTGACATCTGAGCAGAACTGGGTCAACATggcagctgagcagcagggGAAGGTTTCCTCCAGCTCAGCAGGTTCCTCTACCCCCAGCAGCGTCCGGCATCCCCTTCCTGAGCAGGAAGAGCCACTGGAGCAGCTACTCCCACCCCCGGCCGTGCTGCCCATCGCCGCAGCCAACAgcggcagcagcaccagcctgagCGGGGCGAGTGGCAGCAAGTGGGATGTGGAGGGCGAGGTGGAGCTGTCAGGGGCACGGCCCGTGTCGGCCGCCTGCACCACGGTGGAGATGCACGAGCCGCCGCTGCTCGTAGACACGCGGCGCCTGAGCAGGGCCA GTGAAGCTCGGGGGGAGAAATGTAACTCTATTGCAACCCCTAAGAGAAGTCTGAGAGAGCAGCCTCTGCATCCAGGCAGTCCTGGTCTGAGAAAGCAAAGCTACAACTCACAGGTTGCGCTTTTAAGATCAGCTTAA
- the GJA3 gene encoding gap junction alpha-3 protein isoform X2 encodes MGDWSFLGRLLENAQEHSTVIGKVWLTVLFIFRILVLGAAAEEVWGDEQSDFTCNTQQPGCENVCYDKAFPISHIRFWVLQIIFVSTPTLIYLGHVLHIVRMEEKRKEKEELKKKGSSKDGNYPVAAAASGSGGGGGSNNVKDQPIVKRGKEKLPIRDERGRIRMGGALLRTYVFNIIFKTLFEVGFIVGQYFLYGFELKPVYQCSRSPCPHTVDCFISRPTEKTIFIIFMLVVASVSLLLNMLEIYHLGWKKLKQGMTSQYILEMPVATMTPVMVTGESKPVSLPPPAPPVVVTTATPAPVLPDTRAVTPLLAPVTMASYYATAAPRPRPPSNTTSMASYPAAPQVPEERHRAVTPTPISTPVTIPTPIPTPTPAFVNYFNSGSRALTSEQNWVNMAAEQQGKVSSSSAGSSTPSSVRHPLPEQEEPLEQLLPPPAVLPIAAANSGSSTSLSGASGSKWDVEGEVELSGARPVSAACTTVEMHEPPLLVDTRRLSRASKSSSCRARSDDLAV; translated from the coding sequence ATGGGTGACTGGAGCTTTCTGGGGAGACTGTTAGAGAATGCGCAGGAGCACTCCACGGTTATTGGCAAGGTTTGGCTGACGGTACTGTTTATCTTCAGGATCCtggtgctgggggctgctgctgaggaggtCTGGGGAGACGAGCAGTCGGACTTTACATGCAACACTCAGCAACCTGGTTGCGAAAATGTTTGCTATGACAAAGCCTTCCCCATTTCTCACATCCGCTTCTGGGTGCTGCAGATCATTTTTGTCTCCACTCCAACCCTCATCTACCTGGGCCATGTCCTGCACATTGTACgcatggaggagaagaggaaagagaaggaggagctgAAAAAGAAAGGGAGCAGCAAAGATGGCAACTACccagtagcagcagcagcatctggcaGCGGTGGTGGAGGAGGCAGCAATAATGTCAAAGATCAACCTATTGTCAAAAGGGGGAAGGAGAAGCTCCCAATCCGTGATGAACGTGGTAGAATCCGTATGGGAGGTGCCTTGCTCCGTACTTATGTCTTCAATATCATATTCAAGACACTGTTTGAGGTGGGCTTCATTGTGGGCCAGTACTTCCTATATGGCTTCGAGCTAAAGCCAGTTTACCAGTGCAGCCGCTCACCTTGTCCACACACTGTGGACTGCTTCATCTCGAGGCCCACTGAGAAGACGatcttcatcatcttcatgtTGGTGGTGGCCtcagtctccctgctgctgAACATGCTTGAGATATATCACCTGGGGTGGAAGAAGCTTAAGCAGGGCATGACGAGTCAGTACATCCTAGAGATGCCTGTCGCAACAATGACTCCAGTTATGGTAACAGGGGAGTCCAAACCTGTTTCCCTGCCGCCGCCAGCACCACCTGTGGTGGTCACGACTGCCACGCCGGCCCCTGTTCTGCCTGACACCCGTGCTGTCACACCGCTGCTGGCCCCAGTGACCATGGCATCATACTATGCTACAGCTGCTCCAAGGCCGCGGCCCCCCTCCAACACGACGTCCATGGCGAGCTACCCCGCTGCTCCGCAAGTTCCTGAGGAGAGGCACCGTGCTGTGACTCCCACACCCATCTCCACTCCCGTCACCATCCCGACCCCCATACCCACACCCACGCCAGCCTTCGTCAACTACTTCAACAGCGGCAGCCGTGCCCTGACATCTGAGCAGAACTGGGTCAACATggcagctgagcagcagggGAAGGTTTCCTCCAGCTCAGCAGGTTCCTCTACCCCCAGCAGCGTCCGGCATCCCCTTCCTGAGCAGGAAGAGCCACTGGAGCAGCTACTCCCACCCCCGGCCGTGCTGCCCATCGCCGCAGCCAACAgcggcagcagcaccagcctgagCGGGGCGAGTGGCAGCAAGTGGGATGTGGAGGGCGAGGTGGAGCTGTCAGGGGCACGGCCCGTGTCGGCCGCCTGCACCACGGTGGAGATGCACGAGCCGCCGCTGCTCGTAGACACGCGGCGCCTGAGCAGGGCCAGTAAGTcgagcagctgcagagcccgGTCAGACGACCTGGCCGTGTGA